One Sphingomonas endolithica genomic window, CGGGCGGCGGCAGATCCTGGCGATCCACATCCCCGGCGACTTCGTCGACCTGCACAGCTATCCGCTGAAACGGCTGGAGCATTCGGTCGCCGCGCTCACCCCGGTGAAGGTCGCCATCTTCCCGCATGCCGACGTGCGCGGACTGACCGAACGATCCGCGACACTGACGGAATTGCTGTGGCGATCGACGATGATCGATGCGGCGATCAACCGCGAATGGATCGCCTCGATCGGTGCGCGCGGCGCGGCGGTGCGGCTGGCGCATCTGTTCTGTGAGATGTTCATCCGGCTCGGCCGGGTCGGCCTGACGCGCGACCTGGAATTCGACTTTCCGGTGACACAGGTGGATCTCGCCGATGCCACCGGGCTGACCGCGGTCCATGCCAACCGCATGCTGCGCAAGCTGCGCGAAGACGGGCTGCTGGAATTCCGCCAAGGCGTAGTGCGGATCCTCGACTGGCCGGCGCTGCAGCGCTTCGGCGAGTTCGACGCCAATTATCTGTTCATCGACTGAAACGGCCGCGAGACGCGCCGGCGCCGGCGCGCTAAAGGTACCGGCATGTTGGAAATGCGCCCCGATTGCGAACGCTGCGGCGTCGATCTGCCCGCCGACGATGCCGGTGCCTTCATCTGCTCGTTCGAGTGCACCTTCTGTGCCGAATGCGCCGACGCGCTGGACGAGCGTTGCCCCAATTGCGGTGGCGAGTTGCTCGACCGGCCGGCCCGAGTGGACGACGCGCTCGTTCGCCACCCCGCCGCCACGCAGCGCCGCTTCGGGCAGGGCACGGCCTGATCTAGGCGCGAAGGGGGTCCGTTCGATCCATCATCGTCACCCCGGACTTGTTCCGGGGGCCACCGTGCCGCACTCTCTGCCTTCAAGTCGGAGTCCCGGGGGGACAAGCCGCTGGGTGGACCCCGGAACAAGTCCGGGGTGACGGTCTTGGCTGATGCGAAACCGCCCAACCTATGACTAGCCGGTGGGGAAACCGCTGCGATGCCGCTGCCGCCGCCAAACCGCCCCCCACGCGGCTTATCCCTTTCCCTGTCGCCGCGCATCGGCCACAGGGAAAGCATGACGGTACGCGTGGACATGGGGATGGATTCGGGCGGCAGCCCGGTGTCCATGGACCTGGAGGAGCTGCTCGCCACGCGGCTGCTGGTGCAGGGCAATTCCGGCTCCGGCAAATCGCACCTGCTCCGGCGGCTGCTCGAACGCAGCGCCGGGCATGTGCAGCAGATCATCATCGATCCCGAGGGCGATTTCGTGACGCTCGCCGGCCCGTACGGCCACGTTGTGGTCGAGGCGGTGAATTATTCGCTGGTCGAGATCGTGCGCTTCGCCAGCCGCCTGCGCGAGGCGCGCGCCTCGGTGGTGCTCGACCTCGAAGGCCTCGATGCCGAGGGACAGATGCGCTGCGCCGCGGCTTTCCTGGGCGCGTTGTTCGATGCCCCGCGCGAGCATTGGTACCCGGCGCTGGTGGTGGTGGACGAGGCGCAGGTGTTCGCGCCGTCGGTCGGCGGCGATGTCGCCGAGGATGCGCGCAAGGCGTCGCTGGCGGCGATGACCAACCTGATGTGCCGCGGGCGCAAGCGCGGCTTGGCCGGCGTGATCGCCACGCAGCGGCTGGCCAAGCTTGCCAAGAACGTCGCGGCCGAAGCGTCCAACTTCCTGATGGGCCGCACCTTCCTCGACATCGACATGGCACGCGCGGCCGACCTGCTCGGCATGGAGCGCCGCCAGGCCGAGCAGATCCGCGATCTCGACCGCGGCACGTTCCTAGCGCTGGGGCCGGCCGTGTCGCGCCGTCCGGTCGCGATCCGCATCGGTGCGGTCGACACGTCCGCGCGCAGCAGCAGCCCGGTGCTCACCCCGCTGCCCACAAGCGGGCGCGACATGCAGCAGATGCTGTTCGCCGAAGTCGAGCAGCCGCAATTCATCATGCCCGCCGCCGCGCCCAAGGCGGCGCCGGTCGACCGCGTGCTGCAGGATATCGAGCAGAACGATGCCGAGCCCGCGCCACCGCCGCCCGATGCCGAGCCCGTCGATCATAGCGAGGTGGTGGCCGATGTGCTGCGCGCGATCGTGGCCGACGCGGAATCGGCGACGCGATCGGCGGCGGTGCTGTTCCAGGATTTCCAGGTGCGCTGCCGGATGGTGGGCGTGCAGCGCTCGCCGCTCGATCTGTCGGCCTTTGCCCGGCGGCTGGCGGCGGCGCGCGCCGGCATCTTCGATGGTCTGGAGGCGGAATGGGCGCCGGTGATCGAGACCGCGCAGGACCTGCCCGACGACATGCTGGGCGCGTTCCTGCTGATCGCGCGCGCGGCGCGCGACGGCGATCCCTGCCCGAGTGACGAGGACGTGGCGCGCATCTACGGCACCAGCTCGCTCGGCCGCGCGCGGCGCGTGATGAGCTATATCGAGGGGCGCAACATGTTCGTGACGCGCATCGACCTGTCGGGCAAACGATCGATCACCATTCCGGGGCTGGGCTGGACCACGCAGCCCGCCGAGGCGGCTTGAGTTCACGGTCCGGCTGTTTGAGCTAGCTAGCCATCATTTTGCGCAAAGCGGGTGCCGCTGCCGTCACCCCGGACTTGTTCCGGGGTCCACCCTGCCGCACGCTTTGCCCTTGGTGAGTGTGTCGCCTGGACATTCACCACCACGTCATCCCCGCGCAGGCGGGGTCGATAAGCTCGGGCGTCAGGGCTTCAGTCGCGAAGCAAGCCAGTATGGATCCCCGCCTGCGCGGGGATGACGAACTAGGCGCGAACGAGATAACCGCCGAACACGTCGGGGCTGACAGCGTGATTCGGGACGCGCGACAATGCAAACTTCACCCCTTGCCATAAAAACTACCGCCCGTTACACAATGGTGGTTGACGCGCCGCAGCATCGTTTTATATACCGCTCAGTACGGAAGCCAGGTCCTGATGTGGATGCGGCAGCAGCCAGGGGAATGGCGCCGATGAGTGTAACGCCAAGCTAAAGCAATCGCGGCCGGCAACGCCCGCCGCCTCCAATTTTCAGCGACGCTCGGGAGTCAGTGCAGAGGCATTGTCCGGCAAGCGATCGATCTCGCCTTTTCGATCGGCGGCAACGCGCGGACCCTGTCCGCGGGAACCCTTCCGCTCGCTTACTCACTTCGCACGAAGGGGAAACCCCATGGCCTATCTCGATCTCGACAACATGTTCCCGGCACCTTTGGGCAGCCGCGGCACCACCCCTGCCCCGGCCCCCGGCCCGTCGGGCTTCACCGCGCTCGAATGGAGCGTCATTGCGCTCGCCAAGAACGACACGATCGGCAGCCTGGCGACGCCGGGCCGCGTGTCGCGCGCGCTGGGTGGCGTGTTCGGGCTGAGCACCGCGTCGCGGCTCGCCGATCCCAAGCTGGAAGCGCTGCGCCGCATGGCGGTTCACGCCTGGCGCCGGGGCTTCGCGCTGCCGATGGCGGAGATCAATCGCTTCATCGCGGCGGGCTTTGGCGAGGCGCAGATGGAGACGCTGGTCGCTAGCGTCACTGGCCTGCGCGTGGCGGCGAATGGCCGGAGCGCGTAACATGAACATGGTCACGCCGATCGACGCCGAGACGGCGCACGCCGAACCCTTGCGCGAGCGCGTCTCCCGCATGCCGCGCTGGCAGCGCACCACGGCCATCCTGCTTCCCGTCGCGCTGCTCGGGGTGGTCGGCTACAAGGTGTTCGATTCGGACCCCGCCGTCGCCGCTGCGCCGCCGCCCGCCAACGTCACCGTGGCCAGCCCGCTGGTGCGCCAGGTCAGCGAATGGGACGATTATGTCGGCCGCTTCGCGCCGAGCCGCGCGGTCGAGATCCGTCCGCGTGTCGCCGGTGAAGTGACCGGCGTGCATTTCCGCGATGGGGACATCGTGCGCGCCGGGCAATTGCTGTTCACGATCGACAACCGTCCCTTCGCCGCGGCGCTGGCCGAGGCCCGCGCCAATGTCGCCAGTGCGGCGAGCGCGCTGGCGCTCGCCCGCACCGATCTCGGCCGGGCGCAACGCCTGGTCGCCGACGAAGCGGTCTCCGCCGGCGAGGTCGACGCACTGCGTGGTCGCGTGCAGGCGGCGGTCGCGGCACTTGCCGCCGCCAATGCCCGCGTCCGGGCGCGGGCGCTCGACGTATCGTTCACGCAGGTCCGCGCGCCGATCGGCGGGCGCATCTCGGATCGCCGTGTCGACGCCGGCAACCAGGTGGCTGGCGGCGAAGGCACCGGCGGCACGGTGCTGACCACGATCAACGC contains:
- a CDS encoding Crp/Fnr family transcriptional regulator, encoding MITRLFLLTHRTPVLTAEDAAAFEAAAGRTQEFDAKRVIVRENVPLTQCTLLLDGFIERFKDMPDGRRQILAIHIPGDFVDLHSYPLKRLEHSVAALTPVKVAIFPHADVRGLTERSATLTELLWRSTMIDAAINREWIASIGARGAAVRLAHLFCEMFIRLGRVGLTRDLEFDFPVTQVDLADATGLTAVHANRMLRKLREDGLLEFRQGVVRILDWPALQRFGEFDANYLFID
- a CDS encoding DUF1272 domain-containing protein, with the translated sequence MLEMRPDCERCGVDLPADDAGAFICSFECTFCAECADALDERCPNCGGELLDRPARVDDALVRHPAATQRRFGQGTA
- a CDS encoding ATP-binding protein, producing MTVRVDMGMDSGGSPVSMDLEELLATRLLVQGNSGSGKSHLLRRLLERSAGHVQQIIIDPEGDFVTLAGPYGHVVVEAVNYSLVEIVRFASRLREARASVVLDLEGLDAEGQMRCAAAFLGALFDAPREHWYPALVVVDEAQVFAPSVGGDVAEDARKASLAAMTNLMCRGRKRGLAGVIATQRLAKLAKNVAAEASNFLMGRTFLDIDMARAADLLGMERRQAEQIRDLDRGTFLALGPAVSRRPVAIRIGAVDTSARSSSPVLTPLPTSGRDMQQMLFAEVEQPQFIMPAAAPKAAPVDRVLQDIEQNDAEPAPPPPDAEPVDHSEVVADVLRAIVADAESATRSAAVLFQDFQVRCRMVGVQRSPLDLSAFARRLAAARAGIFDGLEAEWAPVIETAQDLPDDMLGAFLLIARAARDGDPCPSDEDVARIYGTSSLGRARRVMSYIEGRNMFVTRIDLSGKRSITIPGLGWTTQPAEAA
- a CDS encoding efflux RND transporter periplasmic adaptor subunit, encoding MNMVTPIDAETAHAEPLRERVSRMPRWQRTTAILLPVALLGVVGYKVFDSDPAVAAAPPPANVTVASPLVRQVSEWDDYVGRFAPSRAVEIRPRVAGEVTGVHFRDGDIVRAGQLLFTIDNRPFAAALAEARANVASAASALALARTDLGRAQRLVADEAVSAGEVDALRGRVQAAVAALAAANARVRARALDVSFTQVRAPIGGRISDRRVDAGNQVAGGEGTGGTVLTTINALDPIYFNFDGSEALYLKTQRARQPGAAPAAVEIQLQDEAEHRWKGRLDFTDNGLDQRSGTIRGRAVLANPGYFLTPGMFGNMRLASAGTKPALLIPDDAIQTDQARKVVLVVDGKNVVSQKPVELGPVVSGLRVIRAGLTPSDRIVITGTQLAMPGATVAPKAGRITAQAAGAAPTVAPPIAGEATIASR